A genomic region of Sideroxydans sp. CL21 contains the following coding sequences:
- a CDS encoding bacteriohemerythrin has translation MDPQISSSNSPRFTLGPILVVAGFILVVLLAGNMLFVYLRDGVRLEVQRNIAAVGALKANQINDWLNDHQTDAGMLSGNSYLLHEAQLWMRDGAHNDARRAQLVNRFEEFINLLHYQAIVLYDASGHVLLSTGEYVPDALEMAKEARAAAASCQHKFIDLHQYQDENRAIRLGFMSPLLAGETCFGALYLVEDPARYLFPLIHYWPNESETAETQLVRRDGDQVLFLDQLRYRSEPPLTFRLPLDTQQASAIALRGKQGLLENAQNYRGKSVLAYAAAISGTPWMLISKIDEEEAYRLVDRMERTAGVLVLFVFCLIGAWFWQWRRRVLAEAETAVLNQRVIADELRMEGEKRFRTIFELTSLPMVRNSLTGEYIEVNEAWCKLFGYSREEVLSQHLTWQQLTHPDDLGPSDSMLKKMLAGEMADYKIEKRYLHKDGRMLWASVQVTLVRNEQGEPDFTIGTIQDITERKQAEKMINFMAYHDRLTGLPNRALLFDRLSQAMSQAKRDGKSVALLFADLDGFKAVNDMHGHEAGDNVLKMAAQRFLACVREVDTVARFGGDEFAIILGNLDDSQQAKGVAEKIVQAFAQSMALADGSECSVGASVGISVYPENGSAMDNLMTAADQAMYESKHIGRNSYTFYRAKTSLKDDPVWFKIEDSHLVGVDEIDEQHRNLVYMVNRLNDALKRDDSSETILLMFDELQVATKHHFDTESRYMANCDYPERDAHEAEHAQLLNQLQRFKVQFNEGRELLVLQSIKDWLLGHITYSDKKMATYLAQHGVE, from the coding sequence ATGGACCCACAAATCAGCAGTTCAAATTCGCCACGCTTCACTCTTGGCCCGATACTGGTTGTTGCGGGGTTCATATTGGTTGTCTTGCTGGCGGGCAATATGCTGTTCGTTTACTTGCGCGACGGAGTCAGGCTGGAAGTTCAGCGCAATATCGCGGCGGTGGGGGCGCTCAAGGCCAACCAGATAAACGATTGGCTGAATGATCATCAAACCGATGCCGGAATGCTTTCCGGCAATTCATATTTGTTGCACGAGGCGCAGTTGTGGATGCGTGACGGAGCGCACAACGATGCCAGGCGCGCACAGCTTGTCAATCGTTTCGAAGAATTCATTAACCTGCTTCATTACCAGGCCATCGTTCTGTACGATGCGTCCGGGCATGTTCTGTTGAGCACAGGTGAGTATGTTCCGGATGCTCTGGAAATGGCAAAGGAAGCACGCGCCGCAGCCGCTTCCTGCCAGCACAAGTTCATAGACCTGCATCAATACCAGGATGAGAATCGCGCTATCCGACTGGGTTTCATGAGCCCGCTATTGGCTGGTGAAACTTGTTTCGGGGCGCTCTATCTGGTGGAGGATCCTGCCCGATATCTCTTCCCCTTGATTCATTATTGGCCGAACGAAAGCGAGACCGCCGAGACTCAGCTTGTTCGTAGAGACGGTGACCAGGTACTGTTCCTTGATCAACTCCGTTACCGCTCCGAGCCCCCCCTGACATTCAGATTGCCACTGGATACACAGCAGGCCTCAGCTATCGCACTGCGCGGCAAACAAGGCTTGCTTGAAAATGCGCAAAATTATCGCGGCAAGTCCGTACTGGCTTATGCCGCGGCAATCAGCGGGACGCCGTGGATGCTGATTTCAAAGATCGACGAGGAGGAAGCCTATCGATTGGTGGATCGAATGGAGCGGACGGCAGGCGTTCTTGTCCTGTTCGTCTTTTGTTTGATCGGAGCATGGTTCTGGCAATGGCGCCGACGGGTTTTGGCGGAGGCGGAAACGGCAGTACTGAATCAGCGGGTTATCGCCGATGAATTGAGAATGGAGGGCGAGAAGCGTTTTCGCACCATATTCGAACTCACTTCACTTCCCATGGTGCGTAATTCGCTGACCGGGGAATACATCGAAGTCAATGAAGCATGGTGCAAATTGTTCGGTTACAGCCGGGAAGAAGTGTTGTCGCAACATCTGACCTGGCAACAGCTTACCCACCCTGACGATTTGGGACCCAGTGACTCGATGTTGAAAAAAATGCTGGCGGGTGAGATGGCAGACTACAAGATCGAGAAACGCTATCTCCACAAGGATGGCAGGATGCTGTGGGCGAGCGTGCAAGTGACGTTGGTACGCAATGAACAAGGTGAGCCTGATTTCACCATCGGCACCATTCAGGACATCACAGAGCGCAAGCAGGCAGAAAAAATGATCAACTTCATGGCCTATCACGACAGGCTGACTGGTCTGCCCAACCGGGCATTGTTGTTCGACCGGTTGTCGCAAGCCATGTCGCAGGCCAAGCGTGATGGCAAGTCTGTGGCCTTGCTGTTTGCCGACCTGGACGGTTTCAAGGCGGTCAATGACATGCACGGGCATGAAGCCGGGGACAATGTACTGAAGATGGCGGCGCAACGGTTTCTGGCCTGTGTGCGGGAGGTTGACACGGTGGCGCGTTTCGGCGGAGATGAATTCGCAATCATCCTGGGCAATCTGGATGACTCGCAACAAGCGAAGGGCGTTGCCGAGAAAATCGTTCAGGCATTTGCCCAAAGCATGGCTCTGGCGGACGGAAGCGAGTGCAGCGTTGGGGCAAGCGTGGGAATCAGTGTCTATCCGGAGAACGGCAGCGCGATGGATAACCTGATGACTGCGGCCGATCAGGCAATGTATGAAAGTAAACATATAGGAAGAAATTCCTATACTTTCTACCGGGCCAAGACCTCGCTCAAGGACGATCCTGTATGGTTCAAAATCGAAGATAGTCATCTGGTGGGCGTGGATGAGATCGACGAACAGCATAGAAATCTGGTTTATATGGTGAATCGGTTGAATGACGCGTTGAAGCGCGACGACTCGTCGGAGACGATTTTGCTGATGTTCGATGAACTGCAGGTGGCGACCAAGCATCACTTCGATACGGAAAGCCGGTACATGGCCAATTGCGATTACCCGGAGCGGGACGCGCATGAGGCAGAGCATGCCCAACTGTTGAACCAGCTGCAGCGCTTCAAGGTGCAATTCAACGAGGGGCGCGAATTATTGGTCTTGCAGTCGATCAAGGACTGGCTGCTGGGACACATCACTTACTCGGACAAGAAGATGGCAACCTATCTGGCGCAGCACGGAGTGGAGTGA
- a CDS encoding carbohydrate porin: MRFKLPGFLGVVFSSLGFVLVLFGCAIPFRCQADTSDVEDTTARFQMTYNWQRHPAYPAAYSGPNSLNAYAETMYTFSADAFLGFRPWEGGEVYFTPELFQGVPFSNNLVGMGGFTNGEITRAAGPSLTLYRQKLFLRQTWDNGGGTEHIESDLNQMAGWHDKNRFVLTIGNFSTLDVFDPNTYAKDPRTQFMNWGNMTYAAYDYAADARGFGWGFAGEWYQDDWVLRFGRMTGPTQPNMLSVDTAIGSHYGDQVEVEHAHTLYGRPGKVRVLGWRDRAVLASFSDALAWLNAHPGQYTGPDALYAVRNTNKIKYGVGVNVEQEISDSTGFFMRVMKADGRTETYAFTEADASFSSGFLIKGDRWGRHEDNVGISLMRNTISADRRHFLEAGGISFFIGDGRLNYRPEDIFEGFYSLSLGKEYWLTADYQLIQNPAYNADRGPIDVYALRFHAEF; this comes from the coding sequence GTGCGTTTTAAATTACCAGGCTTTCTGGGTGTAGTTTTCTCCTCGTTAGGGTTCGTGCTTGTATTGTTCGGGTGCGCCATCCCGTTCCGGTGCCAGGCAGACACATCCGATGTCGAGGATACGACCGCACGATTTCAGATGACATACAACTGGCAGAGACACCCTGCCTACCCGGCGGCTTATTCGGGGCCGAACAGCTTGAATGCGTACGCGGAGACGATGTACACATTCTCTGCGGACGCTTTTCTGGGGTTTCGCCCCTGGGAAGGAGGCGAAGTCTATTTCACTCCGGAACTCTTTCAGGGGGTGCCATTTTCCAACAATCTGGTTGGCATGGGCGGTTTCACCAACGGCGAAATCACCCGTGCCGCCGGACCCAGCCTCACTCTTTACCGGCAAAAACTTTTCTTGCGGCAGACCTGGGACAACGGTGGCGGTACTGAACATATCGAATCAGATCTCAACCAGATGGCCGGTTGGCATGACAAGAACCGCTTCGTCCTGACGATAGGTAATTTTTCGACGCTGGATGTTTTCGATCCGAATACCTATGCCAAGGATCCGCGCACCCAGTTCATGAACTGGGGGAACATGACTTATGCGGCCTACGACTATGCAGCCGATGCGCGCGGCTTCGGCTGGGGTTTTGCGGGCGAGTGGTATCAGGACGACTGGGTGCTGCGCTTCGGCCGAATGACAGGGCCCACGCAGCCCAACATGCTTTCAGTCGATACGGCAATCGGTTCCCATTACGGAGATCAGGTTGAAGTCGAACATGCGCATACGCTGTATGGCCGTCCCGGCAAAGTGAGGGTGTTGGGCTGGAGGGATCGTGCCGTACTCGCCAGTTTCAGCGATGCACTTGCCTGGCTCAATGCCCATCCGGGACAGTACACCGGACCGGATGCGCTTTACGCGGTACGCAATACCAACAAGATCAAATATGGCGTTGGCGTCAATGTTGAACAGGAGATCAGCGACAGTACGGGATTCTTCATGCGCGTCATGAAAGCGGACGGACGCACGGAGACTTATGCCTTTACCGAAGCCGATGCTTCGTTTTCCAGCGGTTTTCTGATCAAGGGTGACCGTTGGGGGCGCCACGAAGATAACGTCGGCATCTCATTGATGCGCAACACCATTTCGGCTGACCGTCGCCATTTCCTTGAGGCCGGCGGCATCTCCTTCTTCATAGGCGACGGCAGGTTGAATTACCGCCCGGAAGATATTTTTGAGGGCTTCTACAGTTTGAGCCTGGGCAAGGAATATTGGTTGACCGCGGATTATCAACTCATCCAGAACCCCGCATATAACGCCGATCGCGGGCCGATCGATGTTTATGCCCTGCGCTTCCACGCCGAGTTTTAA
- the coaD gene encoding pantetheine-phosphate adenylyltransferase has product MIKVVYPGTFDPITRGHEDVVRRAAGLFGEVVVAIAASRSATLFTLEERVAMAREVFSGFGNVKVEGFDSLLMSYVKAQNARVVLRGLRAVSDFEYEFQMAGMNRTLHPDVETLFLTPAEQYTFISASIVREIARFGGDVGKFVSPLVAAKLKEKYLR; this is encoded by the coding sequence ATGATCAAAGTGGTTTACCCGGGGACTTTCGATCCCATCACGCGCGGGCATGAAGATGTGGTGCGGCGTGCCGCGGGCTTGTTCGGCGAAGTGGTGGTGGCGATTGCGGCCAGCCGCAGTGCAACGCTATTTACGCTGGAGGAGCGCGTGGCGATGGCACGCGAAGTGTTCTCCGGCTTCGGCAACGTCAAGGTCGAGGGTTTCGACAGCCTGCTGATGAGCTATGTAAAGGCGCAAAACGCACGGGTGGTACTGCGCGGATTGCGCGCCGTATCGGATTTTGAATACGAGTTCCAGATGGCGGGCATGAACCGCACGCTGCATCCCGATGTCGAAACCCTGTTCCTGACCCCGGCCGAGCAATATACCTTCATTTCTGCCAGTATCGTGCGCGAGATCGCGCGCTTCGGAGGGGATGTGGGCAAGTTCGTGTCGCCGCTGGTAGCGGCGAAATTGAAAGAAAAATATCTACGATAA
- a CDS encoding GldG family protein, translated as MKRFLPPLKRIAALLLVLVAAGALFQLAARYPAQWDVTQNALNSLEPGSVDALALLKGPVKITVYATQQDARFGDIRKFISEFVALYQRYKPDISLTFVDPVKEPEAMRKVTIKGNGEMVVEYAGRNEHLTTLNEQTLSSALLSLAHDKDQTLMYLGGHGERKLEGIANDDLGDFGARLKQLGYSTVSLNLALAQDIPANTSMMVITHPQIRLMPGEVSKLLHYIDNGGNLLWLVDAEPLRGLEPLAEKLGISFIPGIVIDPAAQEMNAPLNWTLGTGYPPQAITRNFDLITVFPDARAISFDQKDGWQIHPLVEGAPRGWTSDHGISKHLDKNRDIPGPFSLAVTLQRTVNDREQRIIVVGTGSFLANIYSGNGGNLDLGVNMVNWLAKEERLITVQPHAAKDGKIALSKNQLTTISVSFLVLLPLLLIAIGTLQWWRRKH; from the coding sequence ATGAAACGCTTCCTGCCCCCGCTCAAACGAATCGCTGCGCTATTGCTCGTACTGGTGGCTGCGGGCGCGCTGTTCCAGCTGGCTGCGCGTTATCCCGCGCAGTGGGACGTCACGCAGAATGCGCTCAACAGCCTGGAGCCCGGCAGCGTGGATGCATTGGCCCTGTTGAAAGGACCGGTAAAGATCACGGTGTATGCCACCCAGCAGGACGCGCGATTTGGCGACATACGCAAATTCATCAGTGAATTCGTTGCCTTATACCAACGCTACAAACCCGACATCTCGCTGACCTTCGTCGATCCCGTCAAAGAACCGGAAGCGATGCGCAAAGTCACCATCAAGGGTAACGGTGAAATGGTGGTGGAGTACGCGGGGCGCAATGAGCACCTCACCACACTGAACGAGCAGACGCTTTCCAGCGCCTTGCTGAGCCTGGCTCACGACAAGGACCAAACGCTGATGTATCTGGGCGGCCACGGCGAGCGCAAGCTGGAAGGCATCGCCAACGACGACCTCGGTGACTTCGGGGCCCGACTGAAACAGCTCGGCTACAGCACTGTCAGCCTCAATCTTGCGTTGGCGCAGGATATACCCGCCAACACCAGCATGATGGTGATCACCCATCCGCAAATAAGATTGATGCCGGGTGAAGTCAGCAAGCTGCTGCATTACATCGATAACGGCGGGAATCTGCTGTGGCTGGTGGATGCAGAGCCGTTACGCGGCCTGGAACCGCTGGCCGAAAAGCTGGGAATATCGTTCATTCCCGGCATCGTGATCGATCCCGCCGCACAAGAAATGAACGCTCCCTTGAATTGGACACTGGGCACAGGCTACCCGCCGCAAGCCATAACGCGCAATTTCGACCTCATCACGGTCTTCCCGGACGCGCGTGCAATTTCTTTCGACCAGAAGGATGGATGGCAAATCCACCCTCTGGTTGAAGGAGCGCCGCGCGGCTGGACCAGCGATCACGGGATCAGCAAACACCTCGACAAGAACCGCGACATCCCTGGCCCGTTCAGTCTGGCCGTCACACTGCAGCGCACCGTAAACGACAGGGAACAACGCATCATCGTGGTCGGCACCGGCAGTTTCCTCGCCAACATCTATTCCGGCAACGGAGGCAACCTCGATCTGGGCGTCAACATGGTGAACTGGCTGGCAAAAGAAGAGCGCCTCATCACCGTACAGCCGCACGCGGCGAAAGACGGCAAGATCGCCCTGAGCAAAAACCAGTTGACCACGATCAGCGTAAGCTTCCTCGTCTTGCTGCCGCTGTTGCTCATCGCTATAGGCACGCTGCAATGGTGGCGCAGAAAACACTGA
- the mutM gene encoding bifunctional DNA-formamidopyrimidine glycosylase/DNA-(apurinic or apyrimidinic site) lyase, translating into MPELPEVETTLRGIAPHLSQRRVADVVVRNPKLRWPIPKDLPNLLRGHVIRGLRRRAKYLLIEFEHGTLILHLGMSGSLRIQQPGTPAEKHDHFDLVLEGGQLMRLRDPRRFGAVLWHAGDIAEHPLLAALGPEPLGPDFNGEYLHLATRSRSAAIKMTIMDSHLVVGVGNIYANESLFRAGIRPQLAANKLSLPRCRRLAQNIKEVLLEAITQGGSTLRDFVHSNGSSGYFQQSYFVYGRTGEPCRVCGSIIKQIRQGQRSTFYCPACQR; encoded by the coding sequence ATGCCAGAACTACCCGAGGTCGAAACCACCCTGCGCGGCATCGCACCGCACCTCAGCCAACGCCGCGTCGCGGATGTCGTCGTCCGCAATCCCAAACTGCGCTGGCCCATTCCAAAAGACCTGCCGAACTTGCTGCGCGGGCATGTCATACGCGGCTTGCGGCGCCGTGCCAAATATCTGCTCATTGAATTCGAGCATGGCACGCTCATTTTGCATCTGGGCATGAGCGGCAGCCTGCGTATTCAGCAGCCGGGTACGCCGGCCGAAAAGCACGACCATTTCGACCTGGTGCTGGAAGGCGGGCAGTTGATGCGTCTGCGCGATCCCCGCCGCTTCGGCGCAGTACTTTGGCACGCCGGTGATATCGCAGAACATCCATTGCTGGCAGCGCTCGGCCCTGAACCGTTGGGACCGGACTTCAATGGGGAATATCTGCACCTTGCCACCCGTTCACGCAGCGCTGCAATCAAGATGACAATCATGGACAGCCATCTGGTTGTCGGCGTAGGCAACATCTACGCCAATGAATCCCTGTTTCGAGCCGGCATTCGCCCGCAACTGGCCGCCAACAAGCTCTCCCTGCCGCGCTGCCGGCGCCTTGCACAGAATATAAAAGAGGTATTGCTTGAGGCCATCACGCAAGGAGGCAGCACGCTGCGAGATTTCGTGCACAGCAACGGCAGCAGCGGCTATTTCCAGCAGAGTTATTTCGTTTATGGCCGTACCGGGGAGCCCTGTCGCGTATGCGGCTCGATCATCAAGCAAATAAGGCAGGGACAGCGTTCAACATTTTATTGTCCGGCATGCCAGCGCTGA
- the rsmD gene encoding 16S rRNA (guanine(966)-N(2))-methyltransferase RsmD: MGGTHRSRLIEFPDADGLRPTPDRVRETLFNWLGQTLYGKRCLDLFAGSGALGFEAASRGAEQVLMVENNRTVYQSLQANAQKLGLSNIALRCEDGLKFARQENGLFDVVFLDPPFKSDFLPRILPLLENSLAPDGVVYLESGIPFEPDSAWRELKRAKAGAVHYQLLERKQT, from the coding sequence ATCGGCGGCACCCATCGCAGCCGCCTGATCGAATTCCCGGATGCCGACGGATTGCGGCCCACGCCGGACCGGGTACGCGAAACGCTATTCAACTGGCTGGGACAAACGCTGTACGGCAAGCGTTGTCTGGATTTGTTTGCGGGAAGCGGGGCTTTGGGGTTTGAAGCCGCTTCGCGTGGCGCGGAGCAAGTGCTGATGGTGGAAAATAATCGCACCGTTTACCAGTCCCTGCAGGCCAATGCCCAAAAATTGGGATTGAGCAATATAGCCTTACGCTGCGAGGATGGGCTAAAATTCGCCCGGCAAGAAAACGGGCTGTTTGACGTGGTCTTTCTTGACCCCCCCTTTAAGAGCGATTTCCTGCCCCGGATACTTCCCTTGCTGGAAAATAGTCTGGCGCCAGACGGGGTGGTCTACCTGGAGAGCGGGATACCTTTTGAACCGGATTCCGCCTGGCGAGAGCTTAAGCGAGCCAAGGCAGGTGCGGTCCATTACCAATTATTAGAGCGTAAACAGACATGA
- a CDS encoding ABC transporter permease subunit, with protein MIRIIAKKELLSLVSAPSTWWILALMQFLFAWFYFGRIDDYLQVQAQLAQLDNGPGATIAIASPLCSVLALMLMMLIPLFTMRLIAEERRNRTWVLLLTAPVSATQIVLGKFLGLMMLIVFIVACCSAMLSTLLLGTHADIGLMLANILGVLLLAASYAALGLYFSALNKQPVIAAAGALGISFGLWMLDLTASDSRGFLRAISPNSHFQTLNAGLINSADLIYFVLFIATLLWLTIRHLNDERLRAS; from the coding sequence ATGATCCGCATCATCGCAAAAAAGGAATTACTCAGTCTGGTCTCGGCACCTTCCACCTGGTGGATATTGGCGCTGATGCAATTCCTGTTCGCCTGGTTCTACTTCGGACGCATTGACGATTATCTGCAAGTGCAGGCGCAACTGGCCCAGCTCGACAACGGGCCGGGAGCGACCATCGCCATCGCCTCCCCGTTGTGCAGCGTGCTGGCGCTGATGCTGATGATGCTGATCCCGCTATTCACCATGCGCCTGATCGCGGAGGAACGCCGCAACCGGACATGGGTGCTGCTGCTCACCGCCCCCGTTTCTGCCACCCAAATCGTGCTGGGCAAATTCCTCGGCCTGATGATGCTGATCGTGTTCATCGTCGCATGCTGCTCTGCAATGCTATCCACGCTGTTGCTGGGCACGCATGCCGATATCGGGCTTATGCTCGCCAATATTCTGGGTGTGCTGTTGCTCGCCGCCAGCTATGCTGCGCTGGGCCTGTATTTTTCAGCCTTGAACAAGCAACCCGTCATCGCCGCCGCCGGTGCGCTGGGAATATCGTTCGGCCTGTGGATGCTTGATTTAACCGCCAGCGACAGCCGCGGTTTTCTGCGCGCAATCTCGCCGAACTCGCACTTCCAGACGCTTAACGCGGGACTGATCAACAGTGCCGACCTGATCTATTTTGTGCTGTTCATCGCCACCTTGCTGTGGCTGACGATACGCCATTTGAACGACGAGCGGCTCCGCGCATCATGA
- a CDS encoding ABC transporter ATP-binding protein, with translation MNPPITLSAQNLVRRRDHNLVVNNVSLELRRGEVLGLLGHNGAGKSTTLQMLTGALPPQSGQIEVCGFDLLKQPQQAKACIGFLPEHPPLYRDMRVDDFLLFAARLHRIPPSKLAAALELSKQRCGLQDYGKKLIGALSKGYQQRVGIAQAIIHNPAVVVLDEPTVGLDPAQIRDIRALIRELGNSSSVILSTHLLNEVESLCDRVIILQKGRLIYSGSSAEMLTNGNMEEAFLLITENEAAST, from the coding sequence ATGAATCCTCCCATCACCCTTTCGGCACAAAATCTGGTGCGTCGCCGCGACCACAATCTGGTGGTGAACAACGTGTCGCTGGAACTGAGGCGGGGCGAGGTGTTAGGCCTGCTGGGACACAACGGCGCCGGAAAAAGCACGACCTTGCAAATGCTCACGGGCGCATTGCCGCCGCAAAGCGGGCAGATTGAGGTATGCGGCTTTGATCTGTTGAAGCAACCCCAACAGGCAAAGGCCTGCATCGGGTTCTTGCCGGAGCATCCTCCGCTGTATCGCGACATGCGCGTCGATGACTTTCTGCTGTTCGCCGCACGCCTGCACCGCATACCTCCTTCAAAACTTGCCGCTGCACTGGAACTGTCGAAGCAACGCTGCGGCTTGCAGGATTACGGCAAGAAACTCATCGGAGCGCTGTCCAAAGGCTACCAGCAACGTGTGGGCATCGCCCAGGCCATCATCCACAACCCCGCAGTTGTGGTTTTGGACGAGCCCACCGTCGGCCTCGATCCGGCACAGATCCGCGACATTCGCGCGCTCATCCGCGAACTCGGGAACAGTAGCAGCGTGATTCTTTCCACGCACCTGCTGAACGAAGTCGAGAGCCTCTGCGACCGCGTCATCATTCTGCAAAAAGGCCGCCTGATTTATAGCGGAAGCAGTGCGGAAATGCTGACGAACGGCAATATGGAAGAGGCATTCTTGCTGATCACCGAAAACGAGGCTGCTTCTACATGA
- a CDS encoding YfhL family 4Fe-4S dicluster ferredoxin, which translates to MSLIITDECINCDVCEPECPNGAISQGDTIYIIDPNKCTECVGHYDTPQCVEVCPVDCIPHDSAHVETKEQLQAKYEKLMAAKA; encoded by the coding sequence ATGTCACTGATCATCACCGACGAATGTATCAACTGCGATGTGTGCGAACCGGAATGCCCGAACGGCGCCATCTCGCAAGGCGATACCATATATATAATCGACCCGAACAAATGCACCGAGTGTGTGGGTCACTACGACACGCCGCAATGCGTGGAGGTGTGTCCGGTCGATTGCATTCCGCATGACTCGGCGCATGTGGAAACCAAGGAGCAGTTGCAGGCCAAGTATGAGAAGTTGATGGCCGCTAAAGCTTAG